A portion of the Scleropages formosus chromosome 15, fSclFor1.1, whole genome shotgun sequence genome contains these proteins:
- the yy1a gene encoding transcriptional repressor protein YY1a: MASGDTLYIETDGSEMPAEIVELHEIEVETIPVETIETTVVGGDDDDEHHQPMIALQPLVTDDPNQVHHHQEVILVQTREEVVGGDDSDLRADDGFEDQILIPVPVPAAEEEYIEQTLVTVAGKSSSAGRMKKGGGGSGKKAGKKSYLSAAEASGRKWEQKQVQIKTLEGEFSVTMWASDDKKDIDHETVVEEQIIGENSPPDYSEYMTGKKLPPGGIPGIDLSDPKQLAEFARMKPRKIKEDDAPRTIACPHKGCTKMFRDNSAMRKHLHTHGPRVHVCAECGKAFVESSKLKRHQLVHTGEKPFQCTFEGCGKRFSLDFNLRTHVRIHTGDRPYVCPFDGCNKKFAQSTNLKSHILTHAKAKNNQ, encoded by the exons ATGGCATCGGGCGACACGCTCTACATCGAAACGGACGGCTCGGAGATGCCGGCCGAGATAGTGGAGCTCCACGAGATAGAAGTGGAGACCATACCGGTGGAGACTATCGAGACGACGGTGGTCGGCGGAGACGATGACGACGAGCACCACCAGCCCATGATCGCTCTGCAGCCGCTGGTCACGGACGACCCGAATCAGGTTCACCACCATCAGGAGGTGATCTTAGTTCAGACCCGGGAGGAGGTGGTCGGCGGGGACGACTCGGACCTCCGTGCAGACGATGGTTTTGAAGATCAGATCCTCATTCCGGTGCCGGTGCCGGCCGCCGAGGAGGAGTACATCGAGCAGACTCTGGTCACTGTAGCCGGGAAGAGCTCCTCGGCGGGTCGGATGAAGAAAGGGGGAGGCGGTAGCGGGAAGAAAGCGGGTAAAAAAAGCTACCTTAGTGCGGCGGAGGCGAGCGGCAGAAAATGGGAACAGAAACAAGTGCAAATAAAGACTCTGGAAGGGGAATTTTCAGTTACAATGTGGGCTTCAG ATGACAAGAAGGATATTGACCATGAGACTGTTGTGGAGGAGCAGATTATTGGGGAAAACTCCCCTCCGGATTACTCAGAGTACATGACTGGGAAGAAGCTTCCCCCTGGGGGCATTCCCGGGATTGACCTTTCAGATCCTAAACAGTTGGCAGAGTTTGCCAG AATGAAGCCACGAAAAATCAAGGAGGACGACGCCCCTCGTACGATAGCATGTCCCCacaaa GGCTGCACAAAAATGTTCAGGGACAACTCAGCGATGAGGAAGCACCTGCACACGCATGGGCCTCGCGTGCATGTCTGTGCTGAGTGCGGTAAGGCCTTTGTGGAGAGCTCCAAGCTGAAGCGACACCAGCTTGTCCACACTGGAGAGAAGCCTTTCCAG TGTACATTTGAGGGCTGTGGCAAGCGTTTCTCCCTGGACTTTAACTTGCGCACGCATGTCCGGATTCACACCGGGGACCGCCCCTACGTCTGCCCCTTCGATGGCTGCAATAAGAAGTTTGCCCAGTCCACCAACCTGAAGTCTCACATCTTAACGCACGCGAAAGCCAAAAACAACCAGTGA